The Lichenihabitans psoromatis genome contains a region encoding:
- the iolB gene encoding 5-deoxy-glucuronate isomerase, translating to MSQSPLLVHPSAPDRDGRIHAVTPKSAGWTYVGFEVYDLAAGSALRRETGSTEVCLVILSGRATITAGDKDIGTIGERHSVFEGLPWSVYVPAGSQWQVVAEGPCELAVCAAPSSGGRPPVLIGPDKVGQETRGKGSNTRHVRNILPDSSPIAESLLVVEVMTPSGNWSSYPPHKHDRDALPAESLLEETYYHRLNPKQGYGVQRVYTDDRSLDETMAFGDRDVVLVPRGYHPVGAAHGYDLFYLNVMAGPQRIWRFYNDPDHEWMVG from the coding sequence ATGTCGCAATCGCCCCTTTTGGTTCACCCCTCGGCGCCCGACCGGGATGGCCGCATCCATGCCGTGACGCCAAAGAGTGCTGGCTGGACCTATGTCGGCTTCGAGGTCTACGATCTGGCGGCGGGATCGGCGCTCCGTCGCGAGACCGGCAGCACCGAAGTCTGCCTTGTGATCCTGTCCGGTCGCGCCACCATCACGGCCGGCGACAAAGACATCGGCACGATCGGCGAGCGCCACTCCGTCTTCGAGGGCTTACCGTGGTCGGTCTATGTCCCGGCCGGGTCGCAGTGGCAGGTCGTGGCAGAAGGGCCGTGCGAGCTGGCGGTCTGTGCCGCCCCCTCCTCCGGCGGCCGCCCGCCCGTCCTGATCGGCCCCGACAAGGTCGGACAGGAAACGCGCGGCAAGGGCAGCAACACCCGACATGTCCGCAATATCCTTCCCGACAGCAGTCCGATCGCCGAAAGCCTGCTGGTGGTGGAGGTCATGACGCCAAGCGGCAATTGGTCGAGCTATCCGCCCCATAAGCACGACCGCGACGCCTTGCCGGCCGAAAGCCTTTTGGAGGAGACCTATTATCATCGCCTCAACCCCAAACAGGGTTATGGCGTGCAGCGGGTCTATACGGACGACCGCTCGCTCGACGAGACCATGGCGTTCGGCGACCGAGACGTCGTGCTAGTGCCCCGCGGCTATCATCCGGTTGGGGCAGCCCACGGCTACGACCTGTTTTACCTGAACGTGATGGCCGGCCCGCAGCGGATCTGGCGTTTTTACAACGACCCGGACCATGAATGGATGGTCGGCTAA
- the iolE gene encoding myo-inosose-2 dehydratase, whose product MSLRIGANPIGWSNDDLLEIGGDIPLETCLAEAREAGFVGMELGNKFPRTPDALKAALAPFDMACIGGWHSVELLERSAEEEFARAKPHRDLLKAMGTDVFIVAETSNAIHGRRDMPLSNRPIMEAGAWATYGTRMTDFAERLAAEGFRLCYHHHMGTIVQSEADIDAFMAATTLPVNLLLDTGHATWGGADPAALAKRYRSRISHVHCKDVRPTVRTRVEAEDWSFLDAILGKGDDLGIYTVPGDGCVDYVAVFEALSGYSGWVVVEAEQDPNKANPLAYAKKGVAHLKAALHEAGLA is encoded by the coding sequence ATGTCACTTCGTATTGGCGCCAACCCGATCGGCTGGTCGAACGACGATCTCCTGGAGATCGGCGGAGACATTCCGCTCGAGACGTGTCTCGCCGAAGCCCGGGAGGCCGGCTTCGTCGGTATGGAGCTCGGCAACAAATTCCCGCGGACCCCCGATGCCCTGAAGGCCGCTCTCGCGCCATTCGACATGGCGTGCATCGGGGGCTGGCACTCGGTGGAGTTGCTCGAGCGCTCGGCCGAGGAGGAGTTCGCACGCGCCAAACCGCATCGAGACCTGCTGAAGGCGATGGGGACGGACGTCTTCATCGTGGCAGAAACCTCGAACGCGATCCACGGCCGGCGTGACATGCCGCTGTCGAACCGGCCCATCATGGAAGCGGGAGCCTGGGCGACTTACGGGACCCGCATGACGGACTTTGCCGAGCGCCTCGCGGCCGAGGGTTTCCGGCTCTGCTACCACCATCACATGGGAACGATCGTCCAGTCCGAGGCCGACATCGATGCCTTCATGGCCGCCACGACGCTTCCGGTGAATCTGCTGCTCGATACCGGGCATGCGACCTGGGGCGGCGCCGATCCGGCTGCCTTGGCCAAGCGATACAGGTCGCGCATCTCTCACGTTCATTGCAAGGACGTGCGACCCACCGTGCGGACCCGTGTCGAGGCAGAGGACTGGAGCTTCCTCGACGCGATCCTCGGCAAGGGCGACGACCTTGGGATCTATACGGTGCCCGGCGATGGCTGCGTCGACTATGTCGCCGTCTTCGAGGCGCTTTCGGGCTATTCGGGCTGGGTCGTGGTCGAAGCCGAACAGGACCCGAACAAAGCCAATCCGCTCGCCTATGCGAAAAAGGGCGTGGCCCATCTCAAGGCCGCGCTGCATGAGGCCGGCTTGGCTTAA
- a CDS encoding MFS transporter: protein MLSLPLLALAIASFGIGTTEFVIMGLLPDVAHSLGVSVPQAGLLVSGYAMGVAVGAPIVAVATARFPRKSALLALMAIFIIGNIACALAPTYTSLMVARVLTAFAHGSFFGIGAVVARDLAPRNKRTQAVALLIGGLTLANMLGVPLGTALGQVAGWRAAFWAVTGIGVIAAGAIAIFVPSGLAGARNGLGSEFRALAQWRVLMPMLISATSSVSLFAVFTYITPLLETVSGLTPGQVTFALLLFGFGLTAGNIIGGPFADRNLTGTVKTILCCIIAVLVIFAFTCHAAIPAVLTMMVWGALAFALGAPLQIWVVEAASDAPNLASILNQGAFNFGNAIGAAVGGFAINAGVHYAQLPWLGAGVAVVALALTLMAQSGAKQMMAQRPAE, encoded by the coding sequence GTGCTGTCTCTGCCGCTTCTCGCCCTCGCCATTGCGTCCTTCGGAATCGGCACCACCGAATTCGTCATCATGGGCCTCTTGCCCGATGTGGCCCATAGCCTCGGTGTCTCCGTTCCGCAGGCGGGGTTGCTCGTGTCCGGCTATGCGATGGGGGTTGCGGTGGGGGCGCCGATCGTGGCCGTCGCGACCGCGCGCTTCCCCCGTAAATCGGCTCTTCTGGCCCTGATGGCCATCTTCATCATCGGCAATATCGCCTGCGCTCTGGCCCCGACCTACACGAGCTTGATGGTCGCTCGAGTGCTGACGGCCTTCGCCCATGGGTCTTTCTTCGGGATCGGTGCCGTCGTGGCGCGGGACCTCGCGCCGCGCAACAAGCGGACTCAGGCGGTGGCCTTGCTGATCGGCGGCTTGACGCTAGCCAACATGCTCGGCGTTCCACTCGGCACGGCACTCGGCCAGGTCGCCGGATGGCGCGCCGCCTTCTGGGCCGTGACCGGCATCGGTGTGATTGCGGCCGGTGCGATCGCGATTTTCGTACCCTCGGGCCTTGCCGGCGCGCGTAACGGCCTCGGGTCCGAATTTCGAGCGCTCGCGCAATGGCGCGTGCTGATGCCCATGTTGATCAGCGCCACCTCGTCCGTGAGCCTGTTCGCGGTCTTCACCTATATCACGCCGCTGCTGGAGACCGTCAGCGGCCTCACCCCGGGTCAGGTGACGTTCGCGCTGCTGCTGTTCGGATTCGGCTTGACGGCCGGAAATATCATCGGCGGTCCGTTCGCCGACCGCAATTTGACCGGAACCGTGAAGACGATTCTCTGCTGCATCATCGCGGTTCTGGTGATTTTCGCGTTCACGTGCCACGCCGCCATTCCGGCTGTGCTGACCATGATGGTGTGGGGCGCCCTCGCGTTCGCACTCGGGGCACCGCTTCAAATCTGGGTCGTCGAAGCGGCCTCGGATGCGCCGAACCTCGCTTCGATCCTGAACCAGGGGGCGTTCAACTTCGGTAACGCAATCGGTGCGGCGGTAGGCGGCTTCGCGATCAACGCCGGGGTCCATTACGCGCAATTGCCGTGGCTTGGGGCAGGGGTCGCGGTCGTGGCGCTGGCTTTGACGCTCATGGCCCAGAGCGGCGCCAAGCAGATGATGGCGCAACGCCCGGCTGAGTGA
- a CDS encoding exopolysaccharide biosynthesis protein, whose translation MRMSQVLSSLADEPGERITIRTIFGALSDRSFAILIVLLGLPNCLPMPPPIPSISALLLILIAVQIAIRRPAPWLPNSLMGRSIKQADLGKAIRRALPVVNTLERWSKPRLHIFGARTGAILTGAMLIVMALGMLTAAPLIGQVPFGLGVCLMGLGQSERDGVLVASGLLAGVIGAALSASFLYAVILAVRELL comes from the coding sequence ATGCGCATGTCCCAGGTGCTGAGCAGTCTCGCCGACGAGCCTGGGGAGCGGATCACGATCAGGACGATCTTCGGTGCCTTGAGCGACCGATCGTTCGCGATTCTGATCGTGCTGCTCGGTCTGCCGAATTGCCTACCGATGCCGCCCCCGATCCCATCCATATCGGCGCTGCTGCTGATCCTCATCGCTGTGCAGATCGCGATCCGGCGGCCGGCTCCCTGGCTCCCGAACTCGCTGATGGGACGCTCGATCAAGCAGGCCGATCTCGGTAAGGCGATCCGCCGCGCGTTGCCGGTCGTCAACACGCTCGAGCGTTGGTCGAAACCGCGGCTGCACATTTTCGGCGCGCGAACGGGGGCGATTCTCACCGGCGCGATGTTGATCGTCATGGCGCTCGGCATGCTCACGGCGGCCCCGCTCATTGGTCAGGTGCCCTTCGGCCTTGGGGTTTGCCTGATGGGGCTGGGTCAGTCTGAGCGTGACGGCGTTCTGGTCGCATCCGGCCTGCTGGCCGGAGTGATCGGCGCCGCGCTGAGCGCCAGCTTCCTCTACGCCGTCATCCTCGCGGTCAGAGAATTGCTCTGA
- the iolD gene encoding 3D-(3,5/4)-trihydroxycyclohexane-1,2-dione acylhydrolase (decyclizing) — MSTVRLTAAQALVRYLGQQQTEVDGARVPLFAGIWAIFGHGNVAGMGEALQAASETLPTYRAHNEQAMAHSAIAFAKATRRRRMMACTTSIGPGATNMVTAAALAHVNRLPILLLPGDVFANRRPDPVLQQIEDFGDGTVSANDCFRPVSRYFDRITRPEQIMPALERALSVLTDPAECGPVTLAFCQDVQAEAYDYPVSFFDERLRRIRRPEPDRDELRQAVDLLKAARKPLIVAGGGVLYSGAEAALASFAETLGIPVVETQAGKSALPHDHAASLGAVGVTGTAAANAMAVEADLVLAIGTRLADFTTGSSALFANPDCRLVTLNVQAFDAGKYGATPLVADALVGLEALRVAIGTYRAPQDWTSKAASEKRHWVETAGRYTDPSNVEMPSDAQVIGAVQRCAVASDIVVCAAGGLPGELHKLWKSSQPLGYHVDYGFSCMGYEIAGGLGVKLAQPDREVFVLLGDGSYLMMNSEIATSVMLGLKLTLVLLDNGGFGCINRLQKATGGAAFNNLLADSKHVTLPLLDFAAHARSLGAEAVKVSGIADLETALHRARSGSRTQVIVIDTDAAPSTDAGGAWWDVAVPQVSQRREVEEAHDTYARHRTHQRLAI; from the coding sequence ATGTCGACCGTCAGATTGACCGCCGCACAGGCACTCGTGCGGTATCTCGGCCAGCAGCAAACCGAGGTCGATGGAGCGCGCGTGCCGCTCTTCGCTGGCATCTGGGCGATCTTCGGTCATGGCAATGTCGCCGGCATGGGCGAAGCATTGCAGGCCGCAAGCGAGACGCTCCCGACCTACCGGGCCCATAACGAGCAGGCGATGGCCCATAGCGCGATTGCCTTCGCCAAAGCGACTCGGCGGCGGCGCATGATGGCCTGCACGACGTCGATCGGCCCCGGCGCCACCAATATGGTGACGGCCGCCGCCCTGGCGCATGTCAATCGGCTGCCGATCCTGCTTCTGCCGGGCGACGTCTTCGCGAATCGTCGGCCCGATCCGGTGCTGCAGCAGATCGAGGATTTCGGCGACGGCACGGTCTCGGCGAATGATTGCTTCCGCCCCGTCTCTCGGTATTTCGACCGCATCACCCGCCCCGAGCAGATCATGCCGGCGCTCGAACGTGCGCTTTCGGTGCTGACCGACCCGGCCGAATGCGGCCCCGTGACCCTGGCGTTCTGTCAGGACGTCCAAGCCGAAGCCTATGATTACCCCGTGAGCTTCTTCGACGAGCGCTTGCGCCGCATCCGCCGTCCCGAACCCGACCGCGATGAGCTGCGGCAGGCGGTCGACCTGCTGAAAGCGGCCCGCAAGCCGCTGATCGTGGCGGGCGGCGGCGTTCTTTATTCGGGAGCCGAGGCGGCACTTGCCTCGTTTGCCGAGACGCTCGGCATTCCGGTGGTCGAAACGCAAGCCGGCAAGTCCGCATTGCCGCATGACCATGCCGCAAGCCTCGGGGCCGTCGGGGTCACCGGCACCGCCGCCGCCAATGCCATGGCGGTGGAGGCCGATCTGGTGCTGGCGATCGGCACACGTCTCGCCGATTTCACGACGGGCTCATCGGCTCTCTTCGCCAACCCGGATTGCCGCCTCGTGACGCTGAACGTCCAAGCATTCGACGCGGGCAAATACGGCGCGACGCCGCTGGTGGCCGATGCATTGGTCGGTCTCGAGGCGCTCCGGGTCGCGATCGGCACCTATCGCGCGCCCCAGGATTGGACCAGCAAGGCAGCGTCCGAGAAGCGACATTGGGTCGAGACGGCCGGCCGCTATACTGACCCGAGCAATGTCGAGATGCCGTCCGACGCGCAAGTCATCGGCGCGGTTCAGCGATGCGCCGTCGCGTCCGACATCGTGGTCTGTGCCGCCGGGGGATTGCCGGGCGAACTGCACAAATTGTGGAAATCGAGTCAGCCGCTCGGCTACCATGTCGATTATGGGTTTTCCTGCATGGGCTATGAGATCGCGGGCGGGCTCGGCGTCAAGCTTGCCCAGCCCGATCGGGAGGTGTTCGTCCTGCTCGGCGACGGCTCATACCTGATGATGAATTCCGAGATCGCCACCTCGGTCATGCTCGGGCTGAAGCTGACGCTGGTGCTGCTCGACAATGGCGGTTTTGGGTGCATCAACCGGCTGCAGAAGGCGACCGGCGGCGCGGCGTTCAACAACCTTCTGGCGGATTCCAAACACGTCACGCTCCCGCTCCTCGATTTTGCCGCGCATGCTCGCAGTCTGGGGGCCGAGGCCGTGAAAGTCTCGGGCATCGCGGATCTCGAGACGGCTCTGCACAGAGCCCGCAGCGGATCGCGGACACAGGTGATCGTGATCGACACCGACGCCGCCCCAAGCACGGATGCGGGCGGCGCATGGTGGGATGTGGCGGTGCCGCAAGTCTCTCAACGGCGCGAGGTCGAAGAGGCCCACGACACTTACGCGCGCCACCGCACCCACCAGCGTCTCGCGATCTGA
- a CDS encoding SDR family oxidoreductase: protein MSHNANPAFARTAAPSHEPLAGKVALITGATQGLGKAVAERFAATGASGLVLCGRNTTNGAAIAAALNRDGCRTIFVRTDLSSVADCRAAVARADAEFGRLDILVNAGGITDRGNIFDTTEEGFDRMFATNVRGPFFLMQDAVLLMRRERIEGSIVNIQSMAAHGGQAFIAAYSASKAALAALTRNTAHALLNYRIRVNGLNIGWMATPGEDATMKTYHGAADGWLEAAMKTRPFGRLIDPDEVARACVYLASSQSGLMTGSNIDFDQTVTGAADAPLARED from the coding sequence ATGAGCCACAACGCCAATCCAGCTTTCGCAAGAACCGCCGCGCCGAGCCATGAGCCACTGGCCGGCAAGGTCGCGCTGATAACCGGCGCAACGCAGGGGCTTGGCAAAGCTGTCGCAGAGCGATTCGCCGCCACCGGAGCGTCGGGCCTCGTCCTCTGCGGACGCAACACCACCAATGGGGCTGCGATTGCTGCGGCTCTGAACCGTGACGGTTGTCGGACCATCTTCGTTCGGACCGACTTGTCGTCGGTTGCAGATTGTCGCGCGGCCGTGGCGCGCGCCGATGCCGAATTTGGACGGCTCGACATCCTCGTCAATGCGGGTGGCATCACCGACCGGGGCAATATCTTTGACACCACCGAAGAGGGCTTCGACCGCATGTTCGCCACCAACGTGCGCGGCCCCTTTTTCTTGATGCAGGACGCCGTTCTGCTCATGCGACGCGAGCGGATCGAGGGATCGATCGTCAATATCCAATCAATGGCGGCACATGGCGGCCAGGCCTTCATCGCGGCCTATTCGGCCTCCAAGGCCGCGCTCGCGGCGCTGACCCGCAACACTGCTCATGCCCTGCTCAACTACCGCATCCGCGTCAACGGCCTCAACATCGGCTGGATGGCAACGCCGGGTGAGGATGCGACCATGAAGACCTATCACGGCGCCGCCGACGGCTGGCTGGAAGCCGCCATGAAGACGAGACCGTTCGGCCGGCTGATCGATCCCGACGAGGTGGCACGCGCCTGCGTCTATCTCGCCTCGAGCCAGTCGGGCCTGATGACCGGATCGAACATCGACTTCGATCAGACCGTCACGGGCGCGGCCGATGCGCCACTCGCCCGCGAAGACTGA
- a CDS encoding bifunctional 5-dehydro-2-deoxygluconokinase/5-dehydro-2-deoxyphosphogluconate aldolase, with product MSEDRTMSSAHPTLDLIAIGRSSVDLYGAQIGGRLEDMASFSKAVGGCPTNIAIGTARLGLKSGLVTRVGDEHMGRFIREQLAREGVDVDGVHTDAERLTALVILGVRDQKTFPLIFYRDNCADAALDDTDIDDAYIASAAAIVVTGTHFAHRKAAEAQTKAIGIARRHGRKVIFDVDYRPNLWGLAGHGAGEERYIKSRGVTALLAPVLPDCDVIVGTEEELMIAGGADDPLDAIRAIRAVSAALIVCKRGPMGCVVFDAAIPASIEDGIKGPGFPVEVLNVLGAGDAFMSGFLRGYLRGEPLETTCAYANACGAFAVSRLLCSVEYPTFTELTQFLRQGVTSPQLRRDAGLNHIHWATTRDALTPRHAHPKRIMAFAIDHRMQLEAMADEAGASRQRIAALKVLAVDATVAVADGRDGFGMLLDGQHGQDALFRAAGHPLWIGRPVERPGSRPLDFEGDGSLGAMLNEWPLAHTIKCLCFTHPDDPAALTARQDRELLRLSDAARKGNHELLIEIIAGKHGTLTDTTVASVIARLYGLGIKPDWWKLESQPSAAAWEAIATTIKANDPYARGVMLLGLDAPEDELLAAFRLAGACDMVKGFAVGRTIFGEPARAWFAGQIDDAEVTARMAGRFERLVDAWLAIRPN from the coding sequence ATGTCCGAGGATCGAACCATGTCGTCCGCTCATCCGACCCTCGATCTAATCGCGATCGGCCGGTCCTCCGTTGATCTCTACGGCGCGCAGATCGGTGGGCGCTTGGAGGATATGGCGAGCTTCTCGAAGGCGGTCGGCGGCTGCCCGACCAATATCGCGATCGGGACCGCGCGGCTCGGGCTGAAGAGCGGTCTTGTGACGCGCGTCGGTGACGAGCATATGGGCCGGTTCATCCGCGAGCAGTTGGCCCGCGAGGGGGTCGATGTCGATGGCGTCCATACCGATGCGGAGCGGCTGACAGCTCTTGTGATCCTGGGCGTCCGCGATCAGAAGACGTTCCCGCTGATCTTCTATCGCGACAATTGCGCCGATGCCGCGCTCGACGACACCGATATCGACGACGCCTACATCGCCAGTGCGGCCGCGATCGTGGTCACGGGGACGCATTTCGCTCATCGCAAGGCCGCCGAGGCGCAAACCAAAGCGATCGGGATCGCCCGCCGCCATGGTCGCAAGGTGATCTTCGATGTCGATTACCGCCCGAACCTCTGGGGTCTTGCGGGCCACGGGGCCGGCGAGGAACGCTACATCAAATCGCGTGGGGTCACGGCGCTTCTGGCGCCGGTGCTGCCCGACTGCGACGTGATCGTCGGAACCGAAGAAGAACTGATGATCGCCGGCGGCGCGGACGATCCGCTCGACGCGATCCGGGCGATCCGAGCCGTGAGCGCGGCGCTTATCGTCTGCAAGCGCGGCCCCATGGGTTGCGTCGTCTTCGATGCGGCCATCCCAGCCTCGATCGAGGACGGCATCAAAGGGCCTGGCTTCCCGGTCGAGGTGCTGAACGTGCTCGGCGCCGGCGACGCGTTCATGTCCGGTTTCCTGCGGGGCTACCTGCGGGGCGAACCCCTCGAGACGACATGCGCCTATGCCAATGCCTGCGGGGCCTTCGCGGTCTCGCGGCTGCTCTGTTCGGTCGAATATCCGACCTTCACCGAGCTGACCCAATTTTTGCGTCAGGGCGTCACGTCTCCGCAGCTGCGGCGCGATGCGGGACTCAACCACATTCATTGGGCGACGACACGCGATGCGCTCACGCCGCGCCACGCCCATCCCAAGCGGATCATGGCTTTCGCGATCGATCATCGCATGCAACTCGAAGCCATGGCCGACGAGGCCGGCGCCTCGCGCCAGCGGATCGCAGCCCTCAAGGTGTTGGCCGTTGACGCGACCGTAGCGGTGGCAGACGGCCGCGACGGCTTCGGCATGTTGCTCGATGGCCAACACGGACAAGACGCCTTGTTTCGAGCCGCAGGCCACCCGCTTTGGATCGGGCGGCCGGTGGAGCGGCCAGGATCGCGGCCGCTCGATTTCGAGGGCGATGGCTCGCTCGGCGCGATGCTGAACGAATGGCCGCTCGCCCATACCATCAAATGCCTCTGCTTCACCCATCCCGACGATCCCGCTGCGTTGACGGCGCGCCAGGATCGCGAATTGCTGCGGCTTTCCGATGCGGCCCGCAAAGGCAACCATGAGCTGCTGATCGAGATCATCGCGGGCAAGCACGGCACGCTGACCGACACGACCGTTGCGAGCGTCATCGCTCGACTCTACGGGCTCGGCATCAAGCCCGATTGGTGGAAGCTCGAAAGCCAGCCGAGCGCGGCGGCTTGGGAGGCGATCGCCACCACGATCAAGGCCAACGATCCTTATGCGCGCGGCGTCATGCTGCTCGGCTTGGATGCGCCGGAAGATGAGTTGTTGGCTGCCTTCCGGCTCGCCGGGGCATGCGACATGGTCAAGGGATTCGCGGTCGGCCGCACGATCTTCGGCGAGCCCGCCCGCGCTTGGTTTGCCGGGCAGATCGACGATGCCGAGGTCACGGCCAGAATGGCGGGTCGATTCGAGCGGCTCGTCGACGCATGGCTGGCCATCCGGCCGAATTGA
- the iolG gene encoding inositol 2-dehydrogenase, producing the protein MVRFGLIGAGRIGRIHGGNVATRSDARLVAIADADAASATALAQQTGAEVRAADAILTASDIDAVLICAPTDLHADLIEKAARAGKAIFCEKPVDLSSDRIRACLDVVAQAAVPLMIGFNRRFDPNFATLKARLDHGLAGDIEIVTIISRDPSPPPVSYIARSGGLFRDMMIHDFDMARFLLGEEPIAVTAAGSALVDPAIGEAGDVDTAAVLLETGSGKIAQISNSRRATYGYDQRVEVHGSKGMLRAGNIHETTVDFASAAGFNADPVQNFFLERYASAYRLELDAFVKAVTSGTAPTPSGQDGLRAQMLSDAATQSAQEKRRIEITA; encoded by the coding sequence ATGGTAAGATTTGGACTGATCGGGGCAGGGCGCATTGGGCGCATTCACGGTGGCAATGTCGCGACACGATCTGACGCGCGGCTTGTGGCCATCGCGGATGCGGACGCGGCCAGCGCCACAGCGCTCGCCCAGCAGACCGGCGCGGAGGTTCGTGCTGCCGACGCCATCCTGACCGCCTCCGACATCGACGCGGTGCTGATTTGCGCCCCGACCGATCTCCACGCCGACTTGATCGAGAAAGCCGCGCGTGCCGGCAAGGCGATCTTCTGCGAGAAGCCGGTCGATCTCAGCTCAGATCGCATTCGCGCCTGCCTCGATGTCGTCGCACAGGCCGCGGTGCCGCTGATGATCGGTTTCAATCGCCGCTTCGACCCAAACTTCGCGACCCTCAAGGCGCGGCTCGATCACGGCCTCGCCGGCGATATCGAGATCGTCACCATCATCTCGCGCGACCCATCTCCGCCGCCGGTCAGCTACATCGCCCGGTCCGGCGGCCTGTTCCGCGACATGATGATCCATGATTTCGACATGGCGCGCTTCCTGCTCGGCGAAGAGCCAATCGCCGTCACGGCTGCCGGAAGCGCGCTCGTCGATCCCGCGATCGGGGAGGCCGGCGATGTCGATACGGCGGCCGTTCTGCTCGAGACAGGGTCCGGCAAGATCGCGCAGATCTCGAATTCACGTCGCGCCACCTACGGCTATGATCAGCGGGTCGAGGTGCATGGCTCGAAGGGCATGCTCCGCGCCGGCAACATTCACGAAACGACCGTGGATTTCGCGAGCGCGGCGGGCTTCAACGCCGATCCGGTGCAGAACTTTTTCCTCGAACGCTATGCGAGCGCCTATCGGCTTGAACTCGACGCTTTCGTCAAAGCCGTCACGTCCGGAACGGCGCCGACACCGTCCGGACAGGACGGACTGCGGGCACAGATGCTGAGCGATGCCGCGACTCAATCCGCACAGGAGAAGCGCCGCATCGAGATCACGGCTTAA
- a CDS encoding HAD family hydrolase gives MTATLLFDLDGTIVETDHVHFKAFQNTFAPHGVSVDWETYRKTIIGKANPAIAAAFLPHVPVDRHHAIMESKEAAYRALLGEIEPAPGLLDLLAWAERHAIPCAVVTNAPRANAELVLKSLGLDTRFDVLVIGPELADAKPHPLPYLTALALLGGAAASSVAFEDSPSGATSAVAAGLGVVGLLTSVDASDLTAVGVEIMAKDFTDAAVLAYVSERTGTAR, from the coding sequence ATGACCGCAACCTTGCTCTTCGATCTCGACGGGACGATCGTCGAAACCGACCACGTCCATTTCAAAGCGTTTCAAAACACCTTCGCGCCGCATGGCGTGAGCGTCGATTGGGAGACCTATCGCAAAACGATCATCGGCAAGGCCAATCCGGCCATTGCGGCCGCTTTTCTGCCGCATGTTCCGGTTGATCGTCACCACGCCATCATGGAGAGCAAAGAGGCGGCCTATCGCGCCCTGCTCGGTGAGATCGAGCCGGCGCCGGGGCTGCTCGACTTGCTGGCCTGGGCCGAGCGACACGCCATCCCCTGCGCGGTCGTCACCAATGCGCCGCGCGCCAACGCCGAACTGGTGCTGAAGTCGCTCGGGCTCGACACCCGCTTCGACGTCTTAGTGATCGGACCTGAACTCGCCGACGCGAAACCGCATCCGCTGCCTTATCTGACGGCCCTCGCGTTGCTCGGCGGAGCAGCGGCCTCGTCGGTCGCGTTCGAGGATTCGCCCTCCGGCGCCACCTCGGCGGTTGCGGCTGGCCTTGGCGTCGTGGGTCTGCTGACCTCCGTCGACGCGAGCGATCTGACCGCCGTCGGGGTCGAGATCATGGCGAAGGATTTCACAGATGCGGCCGTGCTGGCCTATGTGAGCGAGCGGACCGGAACGGCGCGCTAG